A single genomic interval of Amycolatopsis albispora harbors:
- a CDS encoding RGCVC family protein, which produces MNLPMADAVEVQPSNACPACAHPLDAHDPLGNRFCAATVASGHDRGCICSSETKAKEPK; this is translated from the coding sequence ATGAACCTGCCCATGGCCGACGCCGTCGAAGTCCAGCCGAGCAATGCCTGTCCGGCGTGCGCACACCCGCTGGATGCCCACGACCCGCTCGGCAACCGCTTCTGCGCCGCCACCGTCGCGAGTGGACACGACCGCGGTTGCATCTGTTCCAGTGAAACCAAGGCCAAGGAGCCGAAATGA
- a CDS encoding DUF6307 family protein: MTVETPFVSRYDARVKLIEEAVTANSKLKEKDAAALAVHILRAIDSAPEKIR; the protein is encoded by the coding sequence ATGACCGTAGAAACCCCGTTCGTTTCCCGGTACGACGCACGCGTCAAGCTGATCGAGGAAGCGGTGACGGCCAACTCCAAGCTGAAGGAGAAGGACGCCGCCGCCCTCGCCGTGCACATCCTGCGCGCGATCGACTCGGCGCCCGAGAAGATCCGCTAA
- a CDS encoding GntR family transcriptional regulator has translation MPVKVVVDADSGVAPWRQVHDQLVRLITAGALTPGTRLPPIRQLARDLGLASGTIARVYRELEAGGWVHTARAKGTVVTEAADRPGKTALLHAAAADYARAARDLGVDAETALAAVASAWSVLEPGDA, from the coding sequence ATGCCGGTGAAGGTGGTCGTCGACGCCGACAGCGGCGTCGCCCCGTGGCGGCAGGTGCACGACCAGCTGGTCCGGCTGATCACCGCGGGCGCGCTGACCCCCGGCACGCGCCTGCCGCCGATCCGCCAGCTCGCCAGGGACCTGGGCCTGGCCTCGGGCACCATCGCGCGCGTCTACCGCGAACTGGAGGCCGGCGGCTGGGTGCACACCGCCCGCGCGAAGGGCACGGTGGTCACCGAAGCCGCCGACCGGCCGGGCAAAACCGCGCTCCTGCACGCGGCCGCGGCCGACTACGCCCGCGCCGCCCGCGACCTCGGTGTGGACGCCGAAACCGCGCTGGCCGCCGTTGCCTCGGCCTGGTCCGTGCTCGAACCCGGCGACGCGTAG